In the genome of Pseudorasbora parva isolate DD20220531a chromosome 10, ASM2467924v1, whole genome shotgun sequence, one region contains:
- the LOC137090852 gene encoding uncharacterized protein, which yields MTTPTPSATPFADIITSLAALHQEQHQSMLELRADQERRFEAIVRGQQEDRERFRSWIDREVRTEAAGLASAPVHVPLHKMGPQDDPEAFIDLFQKAAEACGWPRAQWPVRLIPLLTGEAQAAAQQLPVANLLDYEDLKRAIIQRVGRTPEQHRQRFRSLEWGETGRPFAMAHQLRDACRKWLLAGGSDVDHIVDLVVLEQFIARLPKKTAEWVQCHRPTSLTTAINLAEDHLVACPGVGEPRLTSPSLSPPSVSPSHPVPLPRSRPPGPPRIPPRGRGGMGPGQYGSSRAPPRGAGLLGSGGDNGSGSTPPPRSYSNPLPAAGAAGRPGLACWRCGDPDHFVDQCPMMDIGTMIRVPDVQRATPDQAGEYQVP from the coding sequence atgactactccaacgccctccgccacgccgtttgcggacattatcacctctctcgcggccctccaccaggaacaacatcagtccatgctggagctgcgggcggaccaggagcgccgattcgaggccatcgtccgcggccagcaagaggaccgcgagaggttccggagctggatagaccgggaggttcgcaccgaagccgccgggctcgccagcgcaccggtccacgtgcccctacacaagatggggccacaggacgatcccgaggccttcattGACCTGTTTCAAAAAgcggcggaggcctgcgggtggccccgggcacagtggccggtgcgccttatTCCACTGCTCaccggagaagcccaggcggccgcccaacaactgccggtggcgaacctcctggattacgaagatctgaagagggccatcatccagcgggtcggtcggacccccgaacagcaccgtcagcgtttccgctcgctggagtggggggagaccggccggcccttcgcgatggcccaccagctccgggacgcctgccgcaaatggctattggccggtggaagcgacgtggaccacatcgtcgatctggtggtactggagcagttcatcgctcggctacccaagaagaccgccgagtgggtccagtgccaccggcccacgtcgctgacgacggccatcaacctggcggaggaccatctggtggcgtgcccaggggtcggcgaaccccgactaacctctccctctctctctcccccctctgtctctccttctcaccctgtccctctccctaggtcccgccctccagggccccctcgcattccccccagaggtcgggggggaatgggcccagggcagtacgggagttcgagggccccgcccaggggggcggggctgctggggtcgggcggggataacggttccggttccaccccccctccgcgctcatattccaacccactccccgccgcaggggcggcgggcaggcctgggctggcctgctggcggtgcggcgacccggaccattttgtggaccAATGTCcaatgatggacatcgggacaatgatccgggtcccggacgtTCAGCGGGccacccctgatcaagcaggagagtaccaagttcct